The following coding sequences lie in one Bos taurus isolate L1 Dominette 01449 registration number 42190680 breed Hereford chromosome 28, ARS-UCD2.0, whole genome shotgun sequence genomic window:
- the SNCG gene encoding gamma-synuclein, protein MDVFKKGFSIAKEGVVGAVEKTKQGVTEAAEKTKEGVMYVGAKTKEGVVQSVTSVAEKTKEQANAVSEAVVSSVNTVATKTVEEVENIAVTSGVVHKEALKQPVPSQEDEAAKAEEQVAEETKSGGD, encoded by the exons ATGGACGTCTTCAAGAAGGGTTTCTCCATTGCCAAGGAGGGTGTGGTGGGTGCCGTGGAAAAGACCAAGCAGGGAGTGACAGAGGCAGCTGAGAAGACCAAGGAGGGTGTCATGTATGTGG GAGCTAAGACCAAAGAGGGTGTTGTGCAGAGTGTGACTTCAG TGGCTGAGAAGACCAAGGAGCAGGCCAACGCCGTGAGTGAGGCCGTGGTCTCCAGTGTCAACACTGTGGCCACCAAGACTGTGGAGGAGGTGGAGAACATTGCAGTCACCTCTGGAGTGGTGCACAAG GAGGCCCTGAAGCAACCTGTCCCCTCACAGGAGGATGAGGCAGCCAAAGCGGAAGAGCAAGTGGCTGAGGAG ACCAAGAGTGGGGGAGATTAG